TCCGTCACCAGGTCGTACGACGCGCTGAAGGCCGGATGGTCGGTGCACTCCGCACCCACGATGCGACCGGACGCCTTGATGCGGCGGCCGGAGAGCTGTACTCGTACCGACTCCATCCGAGACGCATCGGCCGCACGCCACGTGAGTAGCGCGGGCCACGTCGACGCGGAACCGGTGGCGTCAGAGGCTGGGGTGCTCACGGTCTATACGGTATGCGACGAAGCGCACACGGTGGGCAGCGGTGCCGTGATTCGTCCACAACACGGTTGCGGCGGGGCCCACCTGCTCACGCCGTGTCCGGCAACGCCTCGTGCCGGGACATCTGACGCAGGTGGTGTGAGAACACCGACAGCGCCGCGGCGCCCACAGCGACGTTGAGCAGCGCCCCGAACTCCTGGACGGCGAACTCCAGCACGTCGACGAAGAAGACGGTGATCAACGCGGCCGTCCGGAGTGCACGGATCGCCCACCTTCGCCGCCGCCACAAGCCCACCGATCCCACCACGCACAGCAGGACGGTGACGCCGGAGCCGACGAGCTGGATCACGGTCACCACGTTGCTCGTCCGCGCGGCGAGATCCTCCTCCAAGGTCGCAGCGGCATTGAGGAGAATGCCGACGGAGAAAATGGTGAGCAGGGCTGCCGCGACGCGGACGCTGCGCTCACCTCGCAGTCGCTCCGGCAGCCGGAGCGACACCCACGAGAAGCGCGACGGTACCTCCCGGCACCGGGCGAGCAGGAGATCGATCTGTTCGACGACCTCGGGGTCGACTCCACCCTCACGTGCGCGTTCGAGCTGCACTCGCGCCTGGTCGCGATCGGTCGGGGTCAGGCCGTGGGTGAGCCCGTCCGTCGCCGTGAGCGCGGCGTTGGCGAGATACTCGTCGGGCGACGGCCCGCGACGGAGGTGCACCGCTCGATTGACGACGAGCAGCAGCACGACCACCACGTACATGATCGCCACCGAGGGTCGGTAGAAGTAGTCGTTGGTCTTCGTGACGAACTTGCCGACCTCGTCGAGGAACAGGCCGAACCCGATTCCGCCGAGCAGCACCGCGATGCGGTCGGGCGCCCTTCCGATGAAGGTCAACGAGACCATCAACGCGGCGACCATGAGCAGACCGCCCCACAGCACGTGAGCGATGTGCAGGACCGACCCGCCGACCTGCGGATAGCCCATCAGGTGCAGGTACAGACGGGTGACGAGGATGGTCGCGACGGCGATGATGAGAAGTGCTTCGACCTGCGCGGACGACGCGGTGTCCCGCAACAACCGAGAACGGGAACGGGTCCGCACCGCTGTCATGGCACGCGAGCTTATCCGGCTCGGGTTCTCCTCGGGTTCTTCCTCCGGATTCGGCGGCGCGGCGCCTGCGCGGAGCGACTCCCCAATCTTGTGTGTGGCCTAGAGTCGCTCTATGCGCACAGTGTGGACAGTTCCTCCGAACATTGCCCAAACTCTGTTGGAATCTCCCGAGATCCAGATGTTCCTGACCAGCAACGAGTTGCCGGATACAGCGGACGATCCACGCCAGAGACTTGCGGAGTTCACCCACGCGCTCGGCGCCCTCAGCCGTCACATCGGACGCACCTTCGGTTCCGTGGACGCAGCCAACCGCGAACTGTTCGGCGGCTCCGCCGGCAAGGTCCCCGTGGCACTGCGCCTGACCGTCCTGCGGGCTCTCGTGAACCATGTCGAAGACCGCGCCCCCAGCCCGAAACTGCTTCCGAAGAACATCTGCGACCAGCTCGGCGCCTACGTCTACGCCCTGCTCGACCCTCGCGACCGGAGCATCTTCTACGTCGGCGCCGGACGCGGAAATCGCATCTTCACCCTCGTCTGGACGGCGCTCGGAGAGACCTCGAAGCTGACCGAGGCCGGCGAGAAGACACCGCTGGCCACCCCCGAGACCGAGGCGGCTCTGCGGCGCATCCGAACCGTCTACGAGTCCGGCTACGCGGTGGAGCATTTCGTCGTGGCCGACGCGCTGAACCCGAAGACCGACGCCGACCACACCGCCGCAGTGACGGCCGAAGCGGTCATCGCGG
This window of the Rhodococcus pyridinivorans genome carries:
- a CDS encoding GIY-YIG nuclease family protein — its product is MESPEIQMFLTSNELPDTADDPRQRLAEFTHALGALSRHIGRTFGSVDAANRELFGGSAGKVPVALRLTVLRALVNHVEDRAPSPKLLPKNICDQLGAYVYALLDPRDRSIFYVGAGRGNRIFTLVWTALGETSKLTEAGEKTPLATPETEAALRRIRTVYESGYAVEHFVVADALNPKTDADHTAAVTAEAVIAALGLTEPHRGECVLTNLAGATEESEADRTAIPIAELVRQYSASPAPELPTPCVVLRVNEAKKASPAAVRELASKPWPAGSAARGIDGLPIIVVADNIVRAVYRATGWEAAARTEENGGTILYRFVGEADEELEGKFVNTRVTPDRLGLKRWPSHGWAPRLTRALPRPVARPKAPRP